Proteins encoded within one genomic window of Acinetobacter sp. WCHA55:
- a CDS encoding N-6 DNA methylase: MTNNDIVQKLWNLCDVLRDDGINYSDYVTELVLLLFIKMVHENTEAGTLRSHPLPEGCRWEDLKGKSGLNLLNDYKRILLSLSTGKDHDGMQIHEDPLISAIYADAQTRLREPRHLEQMIKTLDQIDWFSATKDGLGDLYEGLLEKNASETKSGAGQYFTPRPLINSMVRCLKPQAGETIQDPAAGTAGFLIAADQYIKEQTDDLYDLTIDQQKFQKNKAFVGVELVPSTRRLALMNCLLHGMEGDDEGVIHLGNSLGQIGANLPKVDVILANPPFGTSKGGEASITRDDLTYPTSNKQLAFLQHIYRGLKPGGRAAVVLPDNVLFESGAGTEIRRDLMNKCNLHTILRLPIGIFYAQGVKTNVLFFTKGSVEDKHQEENCTKQVWVYDLRTNMPSFGKRTPFTEQHLKPFEAVYGDDPKGTSPRQEGEYSFDALSVELANDDANRNVDKELAHSRWRCFSREWIAKNKSDSLDISWLKDKDSVDAANLPEPEVLAREAKEELVAALAELDSLLAALGVN; encoded by the coding sequence ATGACAAATAATGATATTGTTCAAAAACTCTGGAATCTGTGTGACGTATTGCGTGATGATGGCATTAATTACTCAGATTATGTGACTGAACTGGTTTTATTATTATTTATTAAAATGGTTCATGAAAATACTGAAGCTGGCACTTTAAGGAGTCATCCTTTACCTGAGGGATGTCGTTGGGAAGATTTAAAAGGAAAATCTGGTTTAAATCTACTTAATGATTACAAGCGTATTTTATTGAGCCTATCAACTGGTAAAGACCATGATGGAATGCAGATTCATGAAGACCCTCTAATTTCTGCTATCTATGCAGATGCGCAGACACGTTTGCGAGAGCCACGCCATTTAGAACAAATGATTAAGACTCTAGATCAGATTGATTGGTTTAGTGCCACGAAAGATGGTTTAGGTGATTTATACGAAGGTTTATTAGAAAAGAATGCCTCTGAAACAAAATCTGGTGCAGGACAATACTTTACTCCGCGTCCATTAATTAACAGCATGGTACGTTGTTTAAAACCACAAGCTGGAGAAACAATTCAAGACCCTGCTGCGGGTACTGCTGGATTTTTAATTGCCGCTGACCAATATATTAAAGAACAAACAGATGATTTGTATGATTTAACTATTGATCAACAAAAATTTCAAAAGAATAAGGCTTTCGTTGGTGTTGAGCTTGTTCCTAGTACACGTCGTTTAGCCTTAATGAACTGTTTACTGCACGGTATGGAAGGTGATGATGAAGGTGTGATTCACCTAGGGAACTCTTTAGGTCAAATTGGGGCAAATTTGCCGAAAGTCGATGTTATTTTAGCAAACCCTCCATTCGGTACATCAAAAGGTGGTGAGGCAAGTATTACTCGTGATGATTTAACTTATCCAACCAGTAATAAACAATTAGCATTCTTACAACATATTTATCGTGGTTTGAAACCAGGTGGACGTGCAGCAGTTGTATTGCCTGATAACGTTTTGTTTGAGTCTGGTGCTGGTACAGAAATTCGCCGTGATTTAATGAACAAGTGTAATCTTCATACGATTTTACGCTTACCAATAGGGATTTTTTATGCACAAGGTGTGAAAACGAATGTGCTGTTTTTCACTAAAGGTAGTGTTGAAGACAAGCACCAAGAAGAGAATTGTACTAAGCAAGTTTGGGTCTATGATTTGCGTACAAACATGCCAAGTTTTGGTAAACGTACACCATTTACAGAGCAACATTTAAAGCCATTTGAAGCGGTATATGGTGATGACCCTAAAGGTACGAGCCCAAGACAAGAAGGTGAGTACAGTTTTGATGCTTTGTCGGTAGAGTTGGCAAATGACGATGCAAACCGAAATGTAGATAAAGAGTTAGCTCATAGCCGTTGGCGCTGTTTTAGCCGTGAGTGGATTGCTAAGAACAAGAGTGATTCATTAGATATTAGCTGGCTAAAAGATAAAGATAGTGTTGATGCTGCGAATTTGCCTGAACCAGAGGTTTTGGCACGTGAAGCTAAAGAGGAACTGGTAGCTGCATTGGCTGAGCTAGATTCGTTATTAGCTGCTTTAGGGGTTAATTGA
- the hsdR gene encoding type I restriction-modification system endonuclease, which produces MTLESTNFGFLVEYDPLFVELAGAAERAFYSDPNTTLIKLRQLGEAIAQHMAATLGIEFSEQTTQADLIYKLNGELKLDKVVRDLFHTLRIEGNKANHQFKTKHKEAISGLVVARNLAIWFHRSFGKAGPDFKPTPFVPPVDPSVQLRELQAEISKLKNDLQATNVQVDSSQQLNELIAKEKAEFKALASAMDEAAQKFAIQAKAHEDALAKQQREYEEKVKELQQQLLSKNEKEVSVKRQQIGRNARTASQSIVLDEKLTRILIDQQLQEAGWDADTQELDYRKGARPEKGRNMAIAEWPMRGNIKGERADYVLFSGLTPIAVVEAKKENLNVAGAITQAERYSRGLIIEAPLQGAWLLEGLSQPWSDGVDSFYHIPFAYSCNGREYFKQSAEQSGTWFRDVRSLSNIKRPLQSFHSPEGLLDILKRSKEEAQQKLKDEPFGYLKVRDYQQKAIIAVENALSQGVRSALIAMATGTGKTRTIIGLMYRFLKVERFKRILFLVDRKALGQQALDTFNEAPLEQNYTLSKIYNVAELGDMTAEAETRVQVATVQAMVNRIFKSDNPPPVDQFDCIIVDEAHRGYALDQEMTEGEIATRDAAQYLSSYRRVLDYFDAVKVGLTATPAKHTSEIFGKPVYTYSYREAVAEDWLIDHEAPIRYETLLTQNGIKFTKGEMVSAINTQTGSIESAELEDEVNFEIDAFNRQVITKNFNRVICEQLAQEIDPFGDEKTMIFCATDAHADMVVNLLGNAFKELYNGEYNQAAVAKITGKSDKVNQLIRQYKNERYPSIAVTVDLLTTGIDVPKICNLVFMRRVKSRILYEQMIGRATRRCDEIGKTVFRIYDPVDIYAALQDVNTMKPLIKDPNVTLEQLVDELTDPELLGIALNSPGEQEGETHADVVLSQLSQKLMRVLRKAEKKAENKPLLKQKLNELQQQWDVEPKKLHQYLHDLGPKKAAEFMIQHSGLVNQLASVDELLGSDRKPIISEHQDELVNREQTYGANQKPEDYLDQFHHFINEQLNQSVALGVVVNRPKDLTREQLKEVKLLLDGNGYNEANLRSAVLQQTNQDIAASIVGHIRRAALGEALIPFEQRVMQGMQRIYSMHPWTLAQRKWLERLAKQLVHEVIIDREFVNNRFSDQGGAKQMDKVLGNQLDTVLDQLSEAIWLSQSA; this is translated from the coding sequence GTGACACTTGAATCGACAAATTTTGGTTTTTTGGTTGAGTACGACCCTTTATTCGTTGAATTGGCTGGGGCAGCTGAAAGAGCCTTTTATAGTGATCCTAATACAACTTTAATTAAGCTTCGTCAGTTAGGGGAAGCTATCGCACAACATATGGCGGCAACACTTGGTATTGAATTTAGTGAGCAAACCACTCAGGCAGACTTAATTTATAAGTTAAACGGTGAGCTAAAATTAGATAAAGTTGTACGTGATTTATTTCATACTTTACGGATTGAGGGTAACAAAGCAAATCACCAATTTAAGACCAAACATAAAGAAGCTATTAGTGGTTTAGTTGTAGCGCGTAATTTAGCAATTTGGTTTCATCGATCTTTTGGTAAGGCTGGACCAGATTTCAAACCAACACCTTTTGTTCCTCCTGTTGATCCTAGTGTACAATTGCGAGAGTTGCAGGCTGAAATATCTAAATTAAAAAATGACTTACAAGCCACTAATGTTCAAGTGGATTCTAGTCAGCAGTTGAATGAATTAATTGCTAAAGAAAAAGCAGAGTTTAAAGCATTAGCTTCAGCAATGGATGAGGCTGCTCAGAAATTTGCTATCCAAGCTAAAGCCCATGAAGATGCGCTTGCAAAGCAGCAACGAGAATATGAAGAAAAGGTTAAAGAGTTACAGCAACAACTTTTAAGTAAGAATGAAAAAGAAGTTTCTGTCAAACGACAACAGATTGGTCGTAATGCAAGAACAGCAAGTCAATCTATTGTATTAGATGAAAAATTGACTCGTATTTTAATTGATCAGCAGTTGCAAGAGGCTGGTTGGGATGCCGATACACAAGAACTAGATTATCGTAAAGGTGCTCGACCTGAGAAAGGGCGAAATATGGCAATTGCTGAATGGCCTATGCGAGGAAATATTAAAGGTGAACGTGCTGATTATGTGCTGTTTTCAGGATTAACGCCAATTGCTGTGGTTGAGGCAAAAAAAGAAAATCTTAATGTGGCTGGTGCTATCACTCAAGCTGAGCGCTACAGTCGAGGATTAATTATAGAAGCACCACTTCAAGGTGCTTGGCTACTAGAAGGATTATCACAACCTTGGTCTGATGGTGTTGATAGCTTCTATCATATTCCTTTCGCATATTCTTGTAATGGTCGTGAATATTTCAAACAATCGGCAGAGCAGTCTGGAACTTGGTTTAGAGATGTACGAAGTTTGAGTAACATTAAACGCCCATTACAATCCTTTCATAGTCCAGAAGGTTTATTAGATATTCTCAAACGAAGTAAAGAAGAGGCACAGCAAAAATTAAAAGATGAGCCATTTGGATATCTAAAAGTTCGTGATTATCAACAAAAAGCGATTATTGCAGTTGAAAATGCTTTGTCTCAAGGTGTTCGTTCAGCTCTGATAGCGATGGCAACAGGGACTGGGAAAACAAGAACAATCATTGGGTTAATGTATCGTTTCTTAAAAGTAGAAAGATTTAAACGTATTTTATTTCTAGTCGATCGTAAGGCATTAGGACAACAAGCTCTTGATACATTCAATGAAGCACCATTAGAGCAAAACTACACATTATCTAAAATTTATAATGTAGCTGAGCTGGGTGATATGACTGCTGAGGCAGAAACACGTGTACAAGTGGCAACGGTGCAGGCAATGGTCAATCGCATATTTAAGAGTGATAACCCACCTCCAGTTGACCAATTCGATTGTATTATTGTGGATGAAGCCCATCGGGGGTATGCCCTAGATCAGGAAATGACCGAAGGCGAAATTGCAACTCGTGATGCGGCTCAATATTTATCTAGCTATCGAAGAGTATTGGACTATTTTGATGCAGTCAAAGTGGGGCTAACTGCAACACCTGCAAAACATACTAGCGAGATTTTTGGTAAACCCGTTTATACCTACTCTTATCGAGAAGCAGTTGCAGAAGATTGGTTAATTGATCATGAAGCTCCAATCCGTTATGAAACATTGCTGACCCAAAATGGGATTAAATTTACCAAGGGTGAAATGGTTAGTGCGATAAATACACAAACAGGCTCAATTGAAAGTGCTGAATTAGAGGATGAGGTCAATTTCGAAATTGATGCTTTTAACCGTCAAGTGATTACTAAAAACTTTAATAGAGTAATCTGCGAACAATTAGCCCAAGAAATTGATCCGTTTGGTGATGAGAAAACCATGATCTTCTGTGCGACTGATGCTCATGCTGATATGGTAGTGAATCTTTTAGGGAACGCATTTAAAGAACTTTACAATGGGGAATATAACCAAGCCGCAGTTGCCAAGATTACAGGTAAAAGTGATAAGGTTAACCAACTGATTCGTCAATATAAAAATGAGAGGTATCCAAGTATAGCTGTTACTGTTGACTTGCTTACTACAGGAATTGATGTACCCAAAATTTGTAATCTTGTGTTCATGCGCCGAGTGAAGTCTCGTATTTTGTATGAACAAATGATTGGTCGTGCAACCCGTCGTTGCGATGAGATTGGTAAAACTGTTTTCCGTATCTATGATCCTGTGGATATTTATGCCGCTTTGCAGGATGTAAATACCATGAAGCCATTAATCAAAGATCCAAATGTAACTCTAGAGCAGCTTGTTGATGAGTTAACTGATCCTGAACTGTTGGGCATAGCTTTAAATAGTCCCGGAGAGCAGGAAGGAGAAACACATGCGGATGTTGTTCTTAGCCAGCTAAGTCAAAAATTAATGAGAGTTTTACGTAAAGCTGAGAAAAAGGCAGAAAATAAGCCATTATTGAAGCAGAAGTTGAATGAATTACAGCAACAATGGGATGTTGAACCTAAGAAACTTCATCAGTATTTACATGACCTTGGTCCTAAAAAAGCTGCTGAATTTATGATACAACATTCAGGTTTGGTCAATCAGTTAGCTAGTGTTGATGAACTCCTCGGCTCTGATAGAAAGCCAATTATTTCAGAGCATCAAGATGAGTTGGTCAATCGAGAACAGACTTATGGGGCAAATCAAAAACCTGAAGATTATCTAGATCAATTTCATCACTTTATTAATGAGCAGTTGAATCAGTCTGTTGCTTTAGGTGTGGTGGTAAATAGGCCTAAAGATTTAACTCGAGAGCAGTTAAAAGAAGTTAAGTTGTTGTTGGATGGCAACGGATATAATGAAGCCAATTTGCGGAGCGCAGTTCTCCAGCAAACCAATCAAGATATTGCTGCGAGTATTGTTGGACACATACGCCGTGCAGCTTTAGGCGAGGCATTAATTCCATTTGAACAACGTGTAATGCAAGGTATGCAGCGAATCTATAGTATGCATCCTTGGACATTAGCCCAACGTAAATGGCTAGAACGTTTAGCAAAACAACTTGTACATGAAGTCATTATTGATCGTGAGTTTGTTAATAACCGTTTTAGTGATCAGGGTGGTGCTAAACAGATGGACAAAGTACTAGGTAATCAGCTAGATACTGTTTTAGATCAATTGAGCGAAGCCATTTGGCTTTCGCAAAGTGCGTAA